A region of Synechococcus sp. MW101C3 DNA encodes the following proteins:
- the atpH gene encoding ATP synthase F1 subunit delta codes for MPLLNTIASPYAEALLQITDQSGESELVAEQAKQLLDLWHQSAELRQSFVSPVIEPETKKAIVVALFQDQLTPSFLNLLKLLADRQRISILDSILERFLTLFREQRHIALASVVSATPLSDEQQQALRTKVQALAGTENVEFKLDVDPSLIGGLIVRFGSKVIDASLSGQVRRLGLALAKSG; via the coding sequence ATGCCCTTGCTCAATACCATCGCTTCGCCCTACGCCGAAGCCCTTCTCCAGATCACCGATCAATCCGGTGAGAGTGAACTCGTTGCCGAGCAGGCCAAGCAGTTGCTTGATCTCTGGCACCAATCCGCTGAGTTGCGCCAATCCTTCGTTTCCCCTGTGATTGAGCCGGAAACGAAGAAAGCCATTGTGGTGGCCCTCTTCCAGGATCAGCTCACTCCGTCGTTCCTGAACCTCCTCAAGCTCCTCGCTGATCGTCAGAGGATCTCAATCCTTGATTCGATCCTGGAGCGCTTCCTCACACTCTTCCGTGAGCAGCGCCACATCGCTCTGGCCAGCGTGGTTTCCGCCACGCCTTTGAGCGACGAGCAGCAACAGGCCCTGCGCACCAAGGTGCAGGCGCTGGCTGGTACCGAAAACGTCGAGTTCAAGCTCGACGTCGATCCCTCGTTGATTGGCGGGCTGATCGTCAGATTCGGATCCAAGGTGATCGACGCCAGCCTCTCCGGCCAGGTCCGGAGGCTTGGACTGGCGCTCGCCAAGAGCGGCTGA
- a CDS encoding F0F1 ATP synthase subunit B has product MAPHSPLFASEGHFGLNLNLFETNVINLAIVIAALVWFLPKVLGSALERRREVILSDLQDAEERLGAATAALATAQKDLAEAQIKADQIRADGKVRAESIRLESERRTVEAMALLKQGSSNDLQSEADRVSEKLRREAARLAVEKALAALPSKLDAGAQLALIDRSIESLGEV; this is encoded by the coding sequence ATGGCGCCCCATTCCCCGCTGTTCGCCAGCGAGGGACATTTCGGGCTCAATCTCAATCTTTTCGAAACCAACGTCATCAACCTGGCGATCGTGATCGCCGCGCTGGTGTGGTTTCTGCCCAAGGTTCTCGGCAGCGCTTTGGAGCGAAGGCGCGAAGTGATCCTGAGCGATCTCCAGGACGCCGAGGAGCGGCTTGGTGCAGCCACAGCCGCCCTTGCCACTGCCCAGAAGGATCTGGCCGAGGCTCAGATCAAGGCGGATCAGATCAGGGCCGACGGCAAAGTGCGCGCTGAGTCCATCCGGCTCGAAAGCGAGCGTCGCACGGTGGAAGCCATGGCGCTGCTGAAACAGGGCTCAAGCAACGATCTTCAATCAGAAGCCGACAGGGTGAGCGAAAAGCTCCGCCGCGAGGCGGCCAGGCTGGCGGTTGAAAAGGCTCTTGCAGCTCTCCCCTCTAAGCTTGATGCCGGTGCCCAGCTCGCACTGATCGACCGTTCCATCGAATCGCTGGGTGAAGTCTGA
- a CDS encoding F0F1 ATP synthase subunit B', producing MTSWLLLAAAGAPEGGLFDLDATLPLMAVQVVLLTYVLNLLFFRPIGRTVEERDSYITLSRADAKQKLAQAERLAADLTAQLKDARQKSQTLIVEAEEEMDRLYRSALAAAQADVNASMESARRTIEAERQKAMEHLEGESDLLSELIVNRLLAAK from the coding sequence ATGACCAGCTGGCTTCTGCTCGCCGCAGCCGGTGCTCCAGAGGGAGGTCTCTTCGACCTCGATGCCACCCTGCCGCTCATGGCGGTGCAGGTGGTGCTCCTCACCTACGTTCTCAACCTGCTGTTCTTCCGGCCAATTGGTCGCACGGTTGAAGAGCGCGACAGCTACATCACTCTGAGCCGTGCGGATGCCAAGCAGAAGCTTGCACAAGCCGAGCGCCTCGCCGCCGATCTCACCGCCCAGCTGAAGGACGCTCGACAGAAGTCCCAGACGCTGATCGTGGAAGCCGAGGAGGAGATGGACCGGCTGTATCGCTCGGCCCTTGCTGCTGCACAGGCCGATGTCAACGCCAGCATGGAAAGCGCACGCCGCACCATCGAGGCTGAACGGCAGAAGGCCATGGAGCACCTTGAAGGCGAATCCGATCTTCTCAGCGAACTGATCGTCAACCGTCTGCTGGCTGCGAAATGA
- the atpE gene encoding ATP synthase F0 subunit C — MDSITSAASVVAAGLAVGLGAIGPGIGQGTAAGGAVEGIARQPEAEGKIRGTLLLSLAFMEALTIYGLVVALVLLFANPFAG, encoded by the coding sequence ATGGATTCCATCACTTCCGCCGCCTCCGTCGTGGCTGCCGGTCTTGCCGTCGGCCTCGGCGCCATCGGCCCCGGCATCGGTCAGGGCACCGCTGCCGGCGGCGCTGTTGAGGGCATCGCCCGCCAGCCCGAAGCCGAAGGCAAGATCCGCGGCACCCTGCTGCTGTCGCTGGCCTTCATGGAAGCTCTGACCATCTACGGCCTTGTTGTGGCCCTGGTGCTCCTGTTCGCGAACCCTTTCGCAGGCTGA
- the atpB gene encoding F0F1 ATP synthase subunit A, with product MAPLSLLLPLAELEVGKHLYWKIGGLVIHGQVFISSWVVIGALLALVVVGTRKLERDPRGVQNLLEFLWSYVRDLAREQIGEKAYRDWLPFIGTLFLFIFVSNWGGALVPWKLIHLPSGELGAPTADINTTIALALLVSLAYFYAGLSRKGFRYFEYYVEPTPIMLPFKIVEDFTKPLSLSFRLFGNILADELVVAVLAFLVPLIVPLPAMFLGLFTSAIQALIFATLAAYYIGEAVHEEAH from the coding sequence ATGGCACCGTTGTCTCTCTTGCTGCCCCTGGCCGAACTGGAGGTTGGAAAACACCTCTACTGGAAGATTGGTGGTCTGGTGATCCACGGTCAGGTGTTCATCAGTTCCTGGGTTGTGATCGGCGCCCTGCTGGCACTGGTCGTTGTGGGCACCCGCAAGCTGGAGCGAGATCCCAGGGGTGTTCAGAACCTGCTGGAGTTCCTCTGGTCCTACGTCCGTGATCTGGCTCGTGAGCAGATCGGCGAAAAGGCCTACCGCGATTGGTTGCCGTTCATCGGCACCCTGTTTCTGTTCATCTTCGTCAGCAACTGGGGCGGCGCCCTGGTTCCCTGGAAGTTGATCCACCTTCCGAGTGGAGAGCTCGGTGCTCCCACCGCCGACATCAACACAACCATCGCCTTGGCGCTGCTTGTTTCTCTCGCCTATTTCTACGCAGGTCTCAGCCGGAAAGGTTTCCGGTATTTCGAGTACTACGTGGAGCCCACTCCGATCATGCTTCCGTTCAAGATCGTTGAGGATTTCACCAAGCCTCTCTCCCTTTCTTTCCGTCTGTTCGGCAACATTCTTGCTGACGAACTTGTGGTGGCCGTTCTGGCCTTCCTGGTGCCCCTGATTGTGCCGCTGCCCGCCATGTTTCTTGGCCTGTTCACCAGCGCCATTCAGGCCCTGATCTTCGCCACCCTTGCTGCCTACTACATCGGCGAGGCTGTTCACGAAGAAGCTCACTGA
- a CDS encoding ATP synthase subunit I — protein sequence MQALPDASKITSGMPAGGVSGGSRQALSLEPTTDVFPPQEINDLRAALLRDLSGRSSEVPLLIQPVQPDATLPTEAPLANGMDDYARLQRRIQLATLILSAFAVVFAALLFDRSTALSLAVGALAGMLYMRMLARSVARIGGDKRAVGKSQLLVPIVLVLAASRLPYLEIVPSLVGFLLYKPALILQALTDR from the coding sequence TTGCAGGCTCTTCCCGACGCGTCCAAGATCACATCCGGCATGCCTGCCGGGGGTGTTTCGGGCGGCTCCCGTCAGGCCCTGAGCCTCGAGCCCACCACAGACGTTTTTCCTCCTCAGGAAATCAATGATCTGCGGGCAGCGCTCCTGCGCGATCTCTCCGGGCGTTCCTCGGAAGTTCCGCTTCTGATCCAACCGGTTCAACCTGACGCAACGCTCCCAACCGAGGCCCCCTTGGCCAACGGTATGGACGACTACGCCAGGTTGCAGCGCCGCATTCAGCTGGCCACGCTGATTCTTTCCGCGTTTGCCGTTGTTTTTGCTGCCCTCCTGTTCGATCGTTCCACGGCTTTGAGCCTCGCTGTAGGCGCACTGGCCGGCATGCTCTACATGCGGATGCTTGCCCGCAGTGTCGCTCGCATCGGCGGCGACAAACGCGCGGTCGGCAAGTCCCAGTTGCTTGTGCCGATCGTGCTTGTGCTGGCAGCCTCCCGGTTGCCATATCTGGAGATCGTGCCTTCGCTTGTTGGGTTTCTTCTCTACAAGCCGGCCTTGATTCTTCAGGCTCTCACCGACCGCTGA
- a CDS encoding trans-aconitate 2-methyltransferase — MKSSPFPFSVPLPVSEPVADAATPAVRSFYDRFPYPGDPLQDGPPPGYNWRWCYPCVVSACTGMLPEQAGPLRLLDAGCGTGVSTDYLAHLNPGAEILAVDISPGTLEVARRRLERSGGTRVAGSLRIEQRSLLDLQGEGPFDLINSVGVLHHLRQPEAGLKALAALLRPGGLLHLFLYADGGRWEIHRVQAALSLMGVNGDGEGLRLGRQLFDALPPANRLRLHHEQRWALDTAADVNFADMYLHPQETSYDIKRLFDFVDQADLSFAGFSNPQVWDPARLLSGELLERARALPERERWALVEALDPDISHFEFFLSRGELPRQTWEDDSTLLAAHGCRNPCLWGWPGASLLDPDLRPRDLTPDAVELLTQIEQAPPDTALRALPLDWEPARIAGTARWLWQHRLLLLSAPVPA, encoded by the coding sequence ATGAAAAGCTCGCCTTTCCCCTTCTCCGTTCCTTTGCCTGTGTCCGAGCCAGTCGCCGATGCCGCCACACCGGCGGTGCGCTCCTTCTACGACCGCTTCCCTTATCCCGGCGATCCCCTGCAGGACGGCCCCCCGCCCGGGTACAACTGGCGCTGGTGCTACCCCTGCGTGGTGAGCGCCTGCACGGGGATGCTCCCGGAACAGGCGGGGCCCCTGCGCCTGCTTGATGCCGGCTGCGGTACGGGCGTGAGCACCGACTATCTCGCCCATCTCAACCCTGGGGCCGAGATCCTCGCGGTGGACATCAGCCCTGGCACGCTGGAGGTGGCCCGCCGGCGGTTGGAGCGCTCGGGCGGCACCAGGGTGGCCGGCTCCTTGCGGATCGAGCAACGCAGCCTGCTGGACCTCCAGGGCGAAGGCCCCTTCGACCTGATCAATTCCGTGGGAGTGCTGCACCACCTGCGGCAACCGGAAGCTGGCCTGAAGGCCCTGGCAGCGTTGCTGCGCCCAGGCGGGCTCCTGCACCTTTTCCTCTATGCCGATGGAGGGCGCTGGGAGATTCACCGTGTTCAGGCCGCCCTCTCTCTGATGGGGGTCAATGGCGATGGCGAAGGACTGCGCCTGGGGCGCCAGCTGTTCGATGCTCTGCCGCCAGCCAACCGCCTGCGTCTCCACCATGAGCAGCGTTGGGCGCTCGATACGGCGGCCGACGTCAACTTCGCGGACATGTATCTCCACCCGCAGGAGACCAGTTACGACATCAAGCGTCTCTTCGATTTCGTCGATCAGGCCGACCTGAGTTTCGCTGGCTTCTCCAATCCCCAGGTCTGGGATCCGGCCCGGCTGTTGTCAGGAGAACTGCTCGAACGCGCTCGTGCCCTGCCCGAGCGGGAGCGTTGGGCGTTGGTGGAGGCCCTCGACCCGGACATCAGCCATTTCGAGTTCTTCCTCAGCCGTGGCGAGCTGCCCAGGCAGACCTGGGAGGACGACTCCACGCTGCTGGCTGCGCACGGCTGCCGCAACCCCTGCCTCTGGGGCTGGCCCGGTGCCAGCCTGCTGGACCCCGATCTGCGGCCACGCGATCTCACCCCGGATGCCGTGGAGCTGCTCACTCAGATCGAGCAGGCGCCACCGGACACAGCGCTCAGGGCACTGCCGCTCGACTGGGAGCCCGCCCGCATCGCCGGTACTGCCCGCTGGCTCTGGCAGCACCGTTTGCTGTTGCTGAGCGCACCAGTGCCAGCCTGA
- a CDS encoding phycobilisome rod-core linker polypeptide yields the protein MTVTASSGSNRVSPQRYDTLPLSSVRQAEQQDRFPEKGELDTLLTFFQSGATRMEAARRLSANADAIVAKAANRIFAGGTPLSYLDEPLTPFAVTVPEEAVLAADQAAFSRSVRTFAQGTGGSGLLGRVLEGLQADADVRVVLPTGFTPISVARYGTERMRKSLRDMGWFLRYVGYAVVAGDPSILAVNTRGLRDVLEKACSLAATNVALQEMRAAAANLFRQESEARQLVIDCFNVLLKELDVPTPSPRQRLGSPENQGLQLPAIYALAAESPQRFVMKPGLSGREKAEVIRAAYRQVFERDIVKGYSQVVCPVEATQLRQGQLAMRDFIRALGRSKEYRRQFYGRFSNSRVVELAFRHFLGRGVSSIEEFRRYFAIVSAQGLAGLVDSLINSMEYAQVFGEETVPYLRDLGEEAQESAGWGSNRKLFRFGAPFEGAPQYITLYAAYRQPLPDQHVYGGGNDPLGLTYGAIFPSSTASVATRPAPFGYDTRRILVGNGMKQPGQMDSPQFRASTPRRVGPKVVRLQQISTGGASVPRRGGEPSIRGTESSTQAVIRAVYVQVLGTAGYQGERLTVEEIKLENGDISLREFIRLVARSNPFRRRYWSGLYITKAIEVIHRRLLGRPTFGRWEINSYFDTAARKGFYGVIDAILESAEYSQSFGEDTVPYERFVTPADLNARRVPKLKVPYNAAAVVELTPVRRPETARNESFRGSGDLTQRNLPDRRLQRVVGGWSPKIADGEQPAARPSVEGPQSIKQPPEPTRRWSAARQRFGYAAPAWSPAPAQTTRQLSSPPVGGWSARLSGNGASFTQVREPQAAMANALQGARPQGFSRRRGIGAPITWRPGASESSLQAVIAATYRQLLNRMPLAAERLGDAESQLRDGQISLSEFVGIVASSDLFQQRLNRMAPLRAASAAYLALMGRAGQPKEVSDFLAVRGKQGQTTALSALLTSEEYAARFGRDTVPYLWGLNTEDGIPLPTVNRTAALYAGNAGLTPPTRGAI from the coding sequence ATGACCGTGACCGCCAGCAGCGGCAGCAACAGGGTCAGCCCTCAGCGCTACGACACCCTGCCGCTCTCCAGCGTCCGTCAGGCGGAGCAGCAGGATCGCTTTCCCGAAAAGGGGGAGCTCGACACGCTCCTCACCTTCTTTCAGAGCGGCGCCACCCGCATGGAAGCGGCCCGCAGACTCTCGGCCAATGCGGATGCCATCGTCGCCAAGGCGGCCAACCGCATCTTCGCCGGCGGCACACCGCTCTCCTATCTCGATGAGCCGCTGACGCCCTTTGCGGTCACCGTGCCTGAAGAGGCCGTACTTGCCGCCGACCAGGCCGCCTTCAGCCGTTCGGTGCGCACCTTCGCCCAGGGAACCGGCGGAAGTGGCCTGCTCGGGCGGGTGCTCGAGGGTCTGCAAGCCGACGCCGACGTACGGGTGGTGCTGCCCACGGGCTTCACGCCGATCAGCGTGGCTCGCTACGGCACTGAGCGGATGCGCAAGTCCCTGCGGGACATGGGCTGGTTCCTGCGCTACGTGGGATACGCCGTCGTGGCGGGGGATCCCAGCATCCTGGCGGTGAACACCCGGGGCCTCCGCGATGTCCTGGAGAAAGCCTGTTCCCTGGCCGCCACCAATGTGGCGCTGCAGGAAATGCGTGCAGCAGCGGCCAATCTTTTCCGGCAGGAATCAGAGGCCCGTCAGCTGGTGATCGACTGCTTCAACGTCCTGCTCAAGGAACTGGACGTTCCCACGCCTTCACCGCGCCAGCGCCTCGGCAGCCCGGAGAACCAGGGCCTGCAGCTGCCGGCGATCTACGCCCTCGCAGCCGAATCCCCCCAGCGCTTCGTGATGAAGCCAGGCCTCTCCGGGCGTGAGAAGGCCGAGGTGATCCGTGCCGCCTACCGCCAGGTCTTCGAACGCGACATTGTCAAGGGCTACTCCCAGGTGGTGTGCCCGGTGGAAGCCACCCAGCTGCGACAGGGCCAGCTGGCGATGCGCGATTTCATCCGCGCCCTCGGTCGCAGCAAGGAATACCGCCGCCAGTTTTACGGCAGATTCTCCAACAGCCGGGTGGTGGAGCTGGCCTTCCGTCATTTCCTCGGACGCGGTGTCAGTTCGATTGAGGAGTTCCGCCGCTACTTCGCGATTGTCAGCGCCCAGGGCCTGGCCGGCCTGGTCGACTCCCTGATCAATTCCATGGAGTACGCCCAGGTGTTCGGGGAGGAAACGGTTCCTTACCTGCGCGATCTCGGTGAAGAAGCTCAGGAGAGTGCCGGCTGGGGTTCCAACCGCAAACTCTTCCGGTTCGGCGCCCCGTTCGAAGGCGCGCCTCAATACATCACCCTCTACGCCGCTTACAGGCAGCCTCTGCCCGACCAGCACGTCTACGGCGGCGGCAACGACCCTCTGGGCCTCACGTACGGGGCAATCTTTCCGTCGTCCACGGCCTCGGTGGCCACCCGGCCAGCGCCCTTCGGCTACGACACCCGCCGCATCCTGGTGGGCAACGGCATGAAGCAGCCGGGTCAGATGGACAGCCCCCAATTCCGCGCGTCCACTCCGCGACGGGTGGGGCCGAAGGTGGTTCGCCTCCAGCAGATTTCCACCGGTGGCGCCTCCGTGCCCCGCCGCGGTGGAGAACCCAGCATTCGTGGCACCGAATCCAGCACCCAGGCGGTGATTCGTGCCGTCTACGTCCAGGTGCTCGGCACCGCTGGCTACCAGGGCGAACGACTCACTGTCGAAGAGATCAAGCTGGAGAACGGTGACATCTCCCTGAGGGAGTTCATCCGTCTGGTGGCGCGTTCGAATCCCTTCCGCCGCCGCTACTGGTCGGGTCTGTACATCACCAAAGCGATTGAGGTGATCCATCGACGTCTGCTCGGCCGGCCTACCTTCGGCCGCTGGGAGATCAACAGCTACTTCGACACAGCTGCTCGCAAGGGCTTCTACGGCGTCATCGACGCGATCCTTGAAAGCGCCGAATACAGCCAGTCCTTCGGTGAGGACACCGTTCCCTACGAGCGGTTTGTCACGCCGGCCGATCTCAACGCCCGTCGGGTGCCGAAGCTGAAGGTGCCTTACAACGCGGCAGCGGTTGTGGAGCTCACCCCTGTGCGCCGCCCCGAAACTGCCCGTAACGAGTCGTTCCGCGGTAGCGGCGACCTCACCCAACGCAACCTGCCAGACCGTCGCCTGCAGCGCGTTGTGGGCGGCTGGAGCCCCAAGATCGCCGATGGCGAGCAGCCTGCTGCCCGTCCTTCGGTGGAGGGACCCCAGAGCATCAAGCAGCCGCCGGAGCCCACCCGGCGCTGGAGTGCTGCACGTCAGCGCTTTGGCTACGCGGCTCCTGCCTGGTCACCCGCTCCCGCCCAGACCACGCGCCAGCTTTCTTCCCCGCCGGTGGGGGGCTGGTCTGCCCGCCTGAGCGGCAATGGCGCCAGCTTCACCCAGGTTCGCGAACCCCAGGCCGCGATGGCGAACGCCCTCCAGGGTGCCCGTCCCCAGGGCTTCAGCCGCCGACGTGGCATCGGCGCGCCGATCACCTGGCGGCCCGGAGCCAGCGAGTCTTCACTTCAGGCTGTGATTGCAGCCACCTACCGGCAACTGCTGAATCGCATGCCATTGGCAGCTGAACGGCTCGGCGACGCCGAATCCCAACTGCGTGATGGGCAGATCTCCCTGTCCGAGTTTGTCGGGATCGTCGCGTCCAGTGACCTGTTCCAGCAGCGCCTCAACCGCATGGCCCCGCTTCGCGCCGCCTCTGCGGCCTATCTCGCCCTGATGGGGCGGGCCGGTCAACCCAAAGAGGTGAGTGATTTCCTGGCCGTGCGCGGCAAGCAGGGCCAGACGACCGCCCTGAGCGCTCTGCTCACCAGCGAGGAGTATGCCGCCCGCTTCGGCCGCGACACCGTTCCTTATCTCTGGGGCCTCAACACCGAGGACGGCATCCCATTGCCCACTGTGAACCGAACCGCTGCGCTCTACGCCGGCAACGCCGGACTCACCCCACCCACCCGGGGCGCCATCTGA
- a CDS encoding allophycocyanin, producing the protein MSIVSNSIINADAEARYLSPGELDQIKSFVAGGQRRLRVAQVLSESRERIVKQAGGALFQKRPDIISPGGNAYGEEMTATCLRDIDYYLRLVTYGMVAGDVTPIEEIGIIGAREMYKALGTPLEAMAEAVRELKNASLGILTGADAEEAGFYFDYVIGALS; encoded by the coding sequence ATGAGCATCGTCTCCAACTCGATCATCAACGCGGACGCCGAAGCCCGCTATCTCAGCCCTGGCGAACTCGACCAGATCAAGTCTTTCGTAGCCGGCGGGCAGCGCCGTCTGCGGGTGGCTCAGGTCTTGAGCGAGAGCCGCGAGCGCATTGTGAAGCAGGCCGGCGGCGCCCTCTTTCAAAAGCGTCCCGACATCATCTCCCCGGGCGGCAACGCCTACGGAGAAGAGATGACAGCCACCTGTCTTCGGGACATCGACTACTACCTCCGTCTCGTGACCTACGGAATGGTCGCGGGAGACGTGACGCCCATCGAAGAGATCGGCATCATCGGTGCCCGCGAGATGTACAAGGCACTGGGCACACCGCTTGAGGCCATGGCCGAAGCCGTGCGGGAGCTCAAGAACGCCTCTCTCGGAATTCTCACGGGAGCCGATGCCGAAGAAGCTGGCTTCTACTTCGACTACGTCATCGGCGCCCTTTCCTGA
- the apcB gene encoding allophycocyanin subunit beta codes for MQDAITNVINQSDVQGLYLDDSSIGRLEQYFASGELRVRAAATISANASAIIKEAVAKTLLYSDITRPGGNMYTTRRYAACIRDLDYYLRYATYAMLAGDTSILDERVLNGLKETYNSLGVPIGATVQSIQAMKETAASLVGADAGRELGTYLDYISSGLGN; via the coding sequence ATGCAAGACGCGATCACCAACGTCATCAATCAGTCCGACGTTCAGGGCCTTTACCTGGACGATTCCTCCATCGGACGCCTTGAGCAGTATTTCGCCAGTGGCGAACTGCGTGTGAGGGCTGCTGCCACCATCAGCGCCAACGCCTCAGCGATCATCAAAGAAGCTGTGGCCAAGACGCTGCTGTATTCGGACATCACCCGTCCGGGCGGCAACATGTACACCACTCGGAGGTACGCCGCTTGCATCCGCGATCTCGACTACTACCTCCGTTACGCCACCTACGCCATGCTGGCTGGTGACACCTCCATCCTTGATGAGCGTGTCCTCAACGGCCTGAAGGAGACATACAACTCTCTGGGTGTGCCCATCGGTGCCACGGTGCAGTCGATCCAGGCGATGAAGGAAACGGCAGCTTCTCTGGTCGGCGCTGATGCCGGTCGCGAGCTCGGCACCTACCTCGACTACATCAGTTCCGGCCTGGGCAACTGA
- a CDS encoding phycobilisome linker polypeptide, protein MRLFKITACIPCPEKVRSQRELQNTFFTKWVPYESWFAEQQRIMKQGGKILKVELATGRRQVNVGN, encoded by the coding sequence ATGCGTCTGTTCAAAATCACGGCCTGCATTCCATGCCCAGAAAAGGTGCGGAGTCAGAGGGAGTTGCAAAACACTTTCTTCACCAAGTGGGTGCCGTATGAAAGCTGGTTTGCTGAACAACAGCGAATCATGAAGCAGGGAGGCAAGATCCTCAAAGTCGAACTGGCTACCGGCCGTCGTCAGGTCAACGTCGGCAACTAA